A single window of Thalassoroseus pseudoceratinae DNA harbors:
- a CDS encoding outer membrane protein assembly factor BamB family protein: MSRCVLVSVVVIGISASRLSADWPEFRGANNDGHSKAKSAPLEWSSTANVAWRVELPGNGNGSPVVADGKVFITWANPDGRERSLGCFAESDGKRIWSKTVDFDEEEPTHKTNPYAPTTPAVQGDRVVVWHGSAGLFCYDLSGKLIWQRDLGKFIHIWGFGSSPIVHNETVYLNAGPGERQFVVAFDLKSGDELWRTNEPGGASGLSQKKREWVGSWGTPVVAQVEGEGQLIVGQPKRVVAYDLKSGEIRWFVGGLEQKGLVYTSPMISESDGIGVVMGGFRGTAIGFRLGGNGDVTETNQLWQVKQGNPQRIGSGVILGESIYSVGAGPGVVQCIELNTGKERWKARAKSFWGSIVAVGDRLYATDQDGTTHVFAADPNEYRELAINPLGEPSNSTPAITNGQVVIRTAKSLFCIRE; the protein is encoded by the coding sequence ATGAGCCGTTGTGTTCTTGTGTCGGTGGTTGTCATTGGGATTTCCGCGAGTCGGCTTTCCGCGGATTGGCCGGAGTTCCGTGGTGCGAACAACGATGGCCATTCCAAGGCGAAGTCCGCCCCGTTGGAATGGAGTTCCACCGCGAATGTCGCTTGGCGTGTGGAACTTCCCGGCAACGGAAACGGTAGCCCCGTCGTCGCGGATGGAAAAGTCTTCATCACGTGGGCCAATCCGGATGGCCGAGAACGGTCACTCGGTTGCTTTGCCGAGTCCGACGGTAAGCGGATTTGGAGCAAGACTGTCGATTTCGACGAGGAAGAGCCCACCCACAAAACGAACCCGTACGCGCCGACCACACCGGCGGTTCAGGGGGACCGTGTCGTTGTCTGGCATGGCTCCGCTGGTCTCTTCTGTTACGACTTATCAGGAAAACTGATATGGCAGAGGGACCTGGGCAAATTCATTCACATTTGGGGATTTGGTTCGTCGCCAATCGTCCACAACGAAACCGTGTACTTGAACGCCGGACCGGGCGAACGGCAATTCGTGGTGGCCTTCGATTTGAAGAGCGGTGACGAGTTGTGGCGGACCAACGAACCCGGTGGAGCGAGCGGTCTTAGCCAGAAGAAACGCGAATGGGTCGGGTCGTGGGGGACGCCAGTCGTCGCTCAAGTGGAGGGCGAGGGACAATTGATCGTCGGCCAACCAAAACGCGTTGTCGCGTATGACCTCAAGTCAGGAGAAATCCGCTGGTTTGTCGGGGGGCTTGAACAGAAGGGATTGGTCTATACCTCGCCGATGATCAGTGAATCCGACGGAATCGGTGTGGTCATGGGGGGCTTTCGCGGAACGGCGATTGGCTTCCGATTGGGCGGAAACGGAGACGTTACGGAAACGAATCAACTCTGGCAGGTCAAGCAGGGCAATCCGCAACGGATCGGCTCGGGAGTGATCCTTGGCGAGTCTATTTATTCTGTTGGAGCCGGCCCGGGAGTGGTTCAATGCATTGAACTCAATACGGGCAAGGAGCGGTGGAAGGCTCGCGCGAAAAGTTTTTGGGGCTCCATTGTCGCAGTTGGCGATCGGCTGTATGCAACCGACCAAGACGGCACAACGCACGTGTTCGCGGCGGATCCAAACGAATACCGGGAATTGGCCATCAATCCCCTCGGCGAGCCCAGCAACTCCACGCCCGCTATTACCAATGGCCAAGTCGTCATTCGCACCGCGAAGAGTTTGTTCTGTATTCGCGAGTGA